A segment of the Cololabis saira isolate AMF1-May2022 chromosome 3, fColSai1.1, whole genome shotgun sequence genome:
acagtgctcactgggaccttcaaagcagcagacatttttctgtacccttccccagatttgtgcctcgaaacaatcctgtttcggaggtctgaagacaattcttttgacttcatgtttggtttgtgttgcaacatgcactgccaactgtgagagcttatatagacaggtgtgtgtctttccaaatcaagtccaatcaactgaattcaccacaggtggactccgattaagctgtagaaacaacttgagagagatcagtggaaacagaatgaaccagagctcaattttgagcttcatggcaaacgttctgaatacttatgcacaggtgacatttatagtttatttttttataaatttacaaaaatcataaaacttgttttcatgttgtcattatggggtgttttTTATGTAGAattctaagaaaaaaaatgaatttattcctattatcaatagggctgtaacataaaagaatgtgggaaaattgaagcgttctgaatactttctggactgactgtgtgtgtatgtatatatatatatatatatatatatatatatatatatatatatatatatacacatacagacccTTTCCAAAAAAATCATAGAAAAGTTGTTTAATTTCTATAATTCCATTCAAAACAAACTGTTATAGATTAAAGGTCCACAATTGAAACAAGTTcaagtatttgtttatttttacataATTTGGGCTCCCAGCTCATAAAACCCACAAAAACAGGaattcaaaaaatttgaataatgTGAAGAAATCAtttacttctgtttttgcatgaaaaaaaaaattagtatcacatcaaatgaaacaaagtatGGTACTTTAGAAATGTGTTGGGATACATGCGACGTGGCATTACCTGGGAGTTATGGAAGACCAGATTTCCATGATGCTTACTGTCAGCTCTTCTTTGTTGGTGCCCCTCTTTTTCCTTGTGAGAATACCCCATAGATACTCAATGGGTTTAGGTCCTACAGGTGTGATGGCATGGACATCAAACCAGGTTCTGATGCTTCTGGCAGTATGGGTTCCTCAGGTCAAGCCACTTCTGAACCAACATAGGAAGCGTCTCAACTGGGCCAAGGAGAAGAAGCACTGGACTGTTGGCCAGTGGTCCGAAGTCCTCTTTTCCGATGAAAGGAAAGTGTGCCTTTCATTCAGGAATCAAGATTCAAGGGTTTGGAAGATGAGTGAGGAGCAGAACCCAAGCTGCTTGAGGTCCAGTGTGTCAGTCATGATTTGGGGTGAAATGTCTGGTGCAGGTGTTGGTAAACTGTTTACTTAACTCCAAGGTCACCACAACAGTCTACCAGAATGTTTTTAAGGACTTCATGGTTTCTTCTGCTGAGGATCTGTATCTAAACCCCATTGAGTATCTAGAGGAAAATTAGGGGCAAGCATCACTGAAATCTGGGCTTCCAGGTAATGCCACAGACTGATTGCCTCAATGCCACGTCGCATTGATGCAATGATTAAGGCAAAGGGATTCCCAAATAAGTAATGATTGACGTATCGTTTCTGAAGTACCATATTTTCATTGGATTTGATGTGAtcctaatttcctttttttcccctgcaaAAAACTGAGAAGTAaatgttgatttcttcacagtattccttttttttgaaTTCCTGTTTTCATGGGTTTTATGAGCTGGAAGCCCAAATtatgtaaaaataaacaaatacttgAACTTGTTCAAATTGTGGGCACTGAATCTATAAAAGCTTAACTTTTTGAAAGGAATTCTGGGAATGAAATAATTTTTCCATGATATTCAAATTCCTTTGATAGGGTCTGGTTATGTATCAATCAATGAATGAAGACAACCTATAGACACTGgagattttacattttaataaaaagggagaaacaaaaacaaaacaaattcaggTTAAGCAGACAACAATTTAAAACGTAGCATCATCGTTTATGCTGAGTGCAGCCGTCTGTGCAGGATTACAGCGAGTTCACTTGGTCTCCTTCTTGACTTTAACGAACTCTGCCATATTAGAGAAATATTTCTGGTTGGCTTCAGCCACCTTCTTCTCTGCAGCCTGCGGGTTAACTATCTCCAGTCCCTAGAGACAAGAGGAGAATGATCAAGTTGAAATGAAGTCGTGCACAGCTCAAAGCAGATGTTCACATGGAACGTGCTTTTTACCTGGAGAGGAGTGAAGGCTACACTGGAGCTGGTTCCGGAGGAGCGATCTCTGACTGTGGACTTTCCTCCAAATGACATGCTCTGCTTCTGCAATGTCCTCTGTTGAGATGGTGAAAAAGAAGCAATTCATTACAGATGAATCGCTAAAATGCAATCCAGAGCAATGCACTCAGGACAGCAGTAGAGAAAGTCGTCAGTGTTTACCTGAAGGGATTTGGAGATCCTGGCCTTGGTGGCCTCGTTGACCTGAGCCTGCCTGACTCTCCCACTGCCGCTCTTCCCCAGCTGACCCAGACTGAAGCCCAGATCCTCTTGATAGGCGTCATCTTCAATCTGCAACAGCACACCAGAATTAAGCTACTTCTCAAACCAGACAGGGCTATATACATGTATGACACAGGTGGAGCTGCAGGCTGTTGTCAATACAATGATGTCTAGACCAAGATAAATGGTGCATGAggcaattttttatttaaaggtttaacaCAAGTGATAACTTTTGCAATAACATAGCAGGGAAGgaaatacattaattaattgCTGTAAGTTTATATTAATGCTTTATTATCCCCAACAAGGTTTTCTTTGAGGTAAGTGCTTCTTAACTTCTttaaaataatagaaatatTGAAAGATGGGAATAGCAGTCACACTGAATAGTTTACTAGAGTTCCCTTCATGAattatttcaaaaataaatatcactaagttttttttaatgccaaTTATtgtaaaagcagaaaacaatgcTGGAAGTTATCCCACTCAGTACTTTGAGTGCTCTGTATTTGATGTAGAAGCCAGATATGATCAGAACTTGACTCCAGCAATTATCAGACTTAAAGAAATGGTTAAATAGTGTCCAGCTCTGTCAAAAACTAAAACTCGGTCATTAAGTGCTTTCATATTTTTGCCCTCTGCAGGCACCTAACTGTCTTGTTCcttttttgaaaaatgtcaTCCTTGTTTTAACTGTGCAATGATTATCTTCATTATAgtatcaaatataaattatttaattgtgtgatataaaaaaatttTAATTCCATCTACACCAATTTCATTTTTGCAATTTTAGAGTGACTGCAAAGCTCGTTAAGAGAGCATGGGTGGAAAAACTGCCATTTAGCCAAGTGTGGCATGGTCACAGAAATGCTTATTATGTACCGTTCTTGTAAGTTAGAAGATCTAACAGCCAAATAACCAGTAAATAATAACAAGTGTGAAATATAATGCTGCATGAAAATGACaatgcattaaaaaataaatctaaaaatagaGATGAGAAAATATCCGCAAACCTCTGCAAAGGTCATTCTGTTGGCATGTTTCCTGATCTCCGTCAGCCCCAGACGCTCCTTCATCTTTCGGTATCTGGAAGAAAACACGAGTGCAGTGGTGAGCTACCGTATTTATACAATTTTCTTAATTTTGGTGAGCAAGTTATATAAGCTGCTTTTGTTCCATCttcctgtactttgtttttgcTGAAACCTTTCTCATGGTTGACCAGTTAAGTCTAAGTTACTTTTCTTCTAAGAGTCATCTCGACATAATTGAAATGGCAAAACATACATTTGTACTTGTAAAATCTCAGTCATTTCATCTACGTTCATGTTAACCCATTAAGGCCATCTGTAGATGGAGATGCTCCATTTGTAGATCTACATTGGCATTTGAATGCTTGGGTCATTCAAACCTACTGTAGCCTTTTCAGAGAAAAGAAagctttttcaaataaaattagAACCCCTTTcaccacaacacacacacaaaatgttGTAAACCAAATCTACTGTTATGAGCATTTAGCCCTGGCCTCAGTACAGAGTGTTCAGACTGATACTTTGTCCCTAAATGATTAGCTCTGATGTTACAATGATCTGTTTATCAGAAGCGCAACAATGAATGCTTTAAAATTATTATGCATCCTTTGTTCTGTGTCatttctgcatcgagacgcctgaagtttgttttgacccatttgcatgcaactgcttaattaaatctactgaaatctggctcatctctcaagtcttattcttggtaacttagataCACTGGGTTTCAATCTGGAGAGTCACCTAGTGGGAAAAACATATACAGGGGTATCAATAGGTTTTTCCACCACACACACAATCTGGGCAGGTTAAACAAAAATCCCTTTGCTGGACAAGAAACATTAAATAGTTAAATTGAGTAcctccttcctcctctcttcttcctctgtCCATCTAGTGGGGCTGGCAGAGGCTTGACCGTCTTCACAGGCGGCGGCTCCTGCCATTTATCAAACTTCCTTTCTATCTCTTCCTTTAGGTCATAGCCAACCTGCAGAAATTATTTTACACTTAGACACAGACATATGCTTCTGCTTGGTTGTGAGGATATTTTAATGAATTTTTATAGCACTTTtcccaaacatgttttaaaagaaGGGATACGGTGATCTTGGTCAAATAATTTGAGTTAATATATTAATTTCTTCAATATAGTCACCTTTCCATCTGAACTCTCATGGAAACTGTCCACTCGAGATGCCAGAGTGCATTTAGCCGATACCAGACGAGCTGCCTTCCTCCTGAGATcctgatgtaaaaaaaagaagaagaaaaaaaacttgaatgaTCTTCCTTAAGTATCAAGCTTTAGTTTTAAGGGAAAATGCTTTCCATCATTCTTTATGCGAATATTTACTCACAGGTGGCAATGACTGAACAACATCACAGTGGTAGATGAAGCCAGTGTGGGGAAGTAGGGAGGTGCTGCTGAAGCCAGAGAGGGTTCTCCTTTGAGCTCCCAGCAGCATCAGATTACAGGCTGGCATCTTTGAGAGGTTAGTGAGGCCACCAGCAATACCTGCAGCAATAGAGAGCGACGATCAGCAACAAATAAAACTGTGTTTGTAAATGAGCAGATCCTCAGGTCCTCTCACCCATGATCTTTGCAGCAGTTGATGCTCCGACTATGATGGACAGGTTCGGGGCTATGAAGGACATCCTGGATTCTACATATTCATAAATCTTGTGTTTAGACGTGTTCAGCTCCAGGGCCATGTCACAGGCATCCTCAAGCTGCTTCAGTTCCTCCTCATTTAGCAATGTCCTAAACACCACAACAGTGCAAAACAAACAAGTTTAACTGACAATCGTAACAATCACAGATTTACCTGAAAACCACAAGAATGTTGTTCTGCAAATGATCATTAAATCATATTAAAGTATCAAGGACTTCAACAAACTCACCCTTGTGTAGTTGATGCTGTAACACTGACGACCATAATAGTGGCATTGGTCAGGATTTGCTGCAGCGTTTCATTGTTTTtacatttctccagattgtTTCCCAATTCCTTAGTAGGGATTACAAAAATTAGATACAACATAATGCAAGAAAATATTCTCAGAAATGAGGAGATCTATTCCCATTTTTTAAACCATGT
Coding sequences within it:
- the prpf31 gene encoding U4/U6 small nuclear ribonucleoprotein Prp31 is translated as MSLADELLADLEEAGDEGEDDLYPDGEEGESDGEATQGRMDRGLEDIPEEMEVDYSKAESVASIAKLRNSKQFSEITDKIALYIGKQRKNSDVSGPVESDPEYRLIVAANNLTVEIDNELNIIHKFTRDKYSKRFPELESLVPDSLDYIRTVKELGNNLEKCKNNETLQQILTNATIMVVSVTASTTQGTLLNEEELKQLEDACDMALELNTSKHKIYEYVESRMSFIAPNLSIIVGASTAAKIMGIAGGLTNLSKMPACNLMLLGAQRRTLSGFSSTSLLPHTGFIYHCDVVQSLPPDLRRKAARLVSAKCTLASRVDSFHESSDGKVGYDLKEEIERKFDKWQEPPPVKTVKPLPAPLDGQRKKRGGRRYRKMKERLGLTEIRKHANRMTFAEIEDDAYQEDLGFSLGQLGKSGSGRVRQAQVNEATKARISKSLQRTLQKQSMSFGGKSTVRDRSSGTSSSVAFTPLQGLEIVNPQAAEKKVAEANQKYFSNMAEFVKVKKETK